GCTTCAACCTCGGCATCAACGCGGGCGAGGCCGCCGGGCAGACGGTGCCCCACCTCCACGTCCACCTGATCCCCCGCTACCGGGGCGACGTGGACGACCCCACTGGCGGCGTCCGCTTCGTCATCCCCGCCCGCGGCAACTACCGCCGCCCCGGCTTCATCCCCGCGGAGGCCGAGCCGTGATCGGGGCCGAAGACCTCCTCGCGAAGGCCGAGCGCCTCCTGGCCCTGCTGGACCAGGGGTCCTTCACAGCCACCTACAAGTACGCGGTCCTGCTGGGCCTCATGGACCTGTGCCTGGAGAAGACCGCCCGGGACGGGTCCGCCCCCGACGCCCTCACCACCCGGGAACTGGCGGAGAAGGTGGTGGACCTCTACTGGCCCCAGACATCGGCTTTCCGCGGGGAAACCCTTCGCCAGAACACCGGCCGTCCGGCCCGCATCCTGTCCGACCTCCTCGCCTTCCGGGACGCCCTTCCCGACCCCTCGCTGCCCCTGTACCGGGCCCGCCGCGCCGACCCGGCGGGGTGGGAGCGGACGGTGCGGCAGGTGGAGTGGACGCTGATCCTCATGCCGCTGCCCCGGCTCCAGACCGTCGGCCGCGAGACGGAGCCCGTCATCTACACGCTCGGGTGGGACCTGGGGATCGAGAAGCGGAAGGCAGACGTCCTGCGGTACCAGCAAACGGGGGCCGGCCCCTTCGACAACCGGATCCTCCTCCTGCCCGGGGCCGGGGAGGCCCTGGCCCGGCTGAACGGCCTCCTGCGCCCCCTGGTCCACCGGGCCTGGGCCAGCATGGTCGCGCGGTTGAACGCCCTGGACGCGTCCCGCCTGGAGGACTTCCTCTTCGGGGTCGACCGCCGCGCCCTGTCCGCCGTCCGCCCGGACCTCGTAGAGCTGCAGGGGGGCCGCTGCTTCTACTGCGGCTCGCGCCTGGTCTCCCGGGCCGAGGTGGACCACTTCGTCCCCTTCGCCCGCCACCCCGACAACGGCCTCGCCAACCTGGTGGCGGCGGACCCCCGCTGCAACGCCCACAAGCGCGACTTCATCGCCGCCGGCGCCCACCTCGGCCGCTGGCTGGAGCGCAACCGCACCCGCGAAGCGGACCTTCGCGGTCTGGCGGAGCGAAAGAACCTGGAGGACCACCCCGCGGAGACGCTCGGCGTCGCCCGCGGCCTCTACCTCCGCCTCCCCCCGCGCACCCTCCTCTGGGACCGCGAAAACCGTTTCCAGCCCGCCGACCCCGCCGCCCTCCGCACCCTGCTCACGGCCTGATCCGGCCATCGCGCCCCGCCCGGCTCCGAAGCCCTGCCGCGAGTCCCCGAGCGGCTGTGGAGTGCGGCAGCGAGTCTCGCGCTGCCGCTTTCGGAATACGGCGGCTCGACGCCGTCCCAACCGCCCCGGGTGAAGCGGTGATGCAGCCGACGATCCCTGAAAGGGATCCCTTCCCGATTCCCCGACCGGTCAACCCCGTGGATCCCTTACAGGGATCTTCCGTTTCAACCCCGTCTTTCCCGGGGCGGCGGCGAGGGCGCCCTTGACCTTTACCGGGGGCCCGAATCGTTCTTGCCGGGCGCCCTCGCCTTGCCCCGGGCTTCCGAATAAACACCCTTCGGGTGCCGAGGCCGGGTTTCTCCTTTCTCCGCGT
Above is a window of Acidobacteriota bacterium DNA encoding:
- a CDS encoding HNH endonuclease translates to MIGAEDLLAKAERLLALLDQGSFTATYKYAVLLGLMDLCLEKTARDGSAPDALTTRELAEKVVDLYWPQTSAFRGETLRQNTGRPARILSDLLAFRDALPDPSLPLYRARRADPAGWERTVRQVEWTLILMPLPRLQTVGRETEPVIYTLGWDLGIEKRKADVLRYQQTGAGPFDNRILLLPGAGEALARLNGLLRPLVHRAWASMVARLNALDASRLEDFLFGVDRRALSAVRPDLVELQGGRCFYCGSRLVSRAEVDHFVPFARHPDNGLANLVAADPRCNAHKRDFIAAGAHLGRWLERNRTREADLRGLAERKNLEDHPAETLGVARGLYLRLPPRTLLWDRENRFQPADPAALRTLLTA